A single Ketogulonicigenium vulgare WSH-001 DNA region contains:
- a CDS encoding ABC transporter permease, producing the protein MLGYTLRRLASAIPTIFIIVTLTFFMIRVAPGGPFNLERPLDPLIMQNLMRAYNLDAPLWEQYVLYIKNLLHGDLGPSFTRRDFSVNDLFAAGLPVSIMLGGLALLFASIIGTFLGALAALRQNSWLDNLIVALATFGITTPNFVIAPLLSMFFGVILGILPAGGWSNANPAYWVLPIITLALPQIAVIARLVRGSTIEALSANHVRTARAYGLPTRVVVGVHALRAAMLPAVSYLGPTAAGLLTGSVVVETIFGLPGIGRYFVQGALGRDYTLVMGTVVVISIFVVIFNLLVDLAYAWLDPRVRYD; encoded by the coding sequence ATGCTTGGATACACGCTCCGGCGCCTCGCAAGCGCCATCCCGACGATCTTCATCATCGTCACCCTGACCTTCTTCATGATCCGGGTTGCCCCTGGTGGCCCCTTCAACCTTGAACGGCCACTTGATCCGTTGATCATGCAAAATCTGATGCGCGCCTATAATCTGGATGCGCCGCTCTGGGAACAATATGTCCTTTATATCAAGAACCTGCTGCACGGCGATCTAGGCCCCAGCTTTACCCGCCGCGATTTCAGCGTGAATGATCTGTTCGCGGCCGGCCTGCCGGTGTCGATCATGCTGGGCGGTCTTGCCCTGCTGTTCGCCAGCATTATCGGCACGTTTTTGGGCGCGCTCGCGGCCCTGCGGCAGAATTCCTGGCTGGATAATCTGATCGTCGCGCTGGCGACTTTTGGTATCACCACACCGAACTTTGTCATCGCACCGCTGCTGTCGATGTTCTTTGGTGTGATCCTTGGCATCCTGCCCGCAGGCGGTTGGTCGAATGCGAATCCGGCCTATTGGGTTCTGCCGATCATCACGCTGGCGCTGCCTCAAATTGCCGTGATCGCGCGTCTGGTGCGCGGCTCGACCATCGAGGCCCTAAGCGCAAACCACGTCCGCACCGCGCGCGCCTATGGCCTGCCGACCCGCGTCGTGGTTGGTGTTCACGCCCTGCGCGCGGCGATGCTGCCTGCCGTGTCCTATCTGGGCCCGACAGCCGCCGGCCTTTTGACCGGTTCGGTCGTGGTCGAGACGATTTTCGGACTTCCCGGCATCGGCCGTTACTTTGTGCAAGGCGCGCTTGGCCGCGACTATACGCTGGTGATGGGCACGGTGGTCGTGATTTCGATCTTCGTCGTGATTTTCAATTTGCTTGTCGACCTGGCTTACGCCTGGCTTGACCCGAGGGTGCGCTATGACTGA
- a CDS encoding ABC transporter permease, with protein MTDATSIPTGGARESRSLWQDAMRRLRRNRAAMASLIVLVAMTLIAIFGPILSPHPPERIYQQYVRVAPSLEAYPKADNILPGFAREFSRTRLTGDEPVLDGSTLSVNITSDEAIDTRVLRYFERSNLFSAPALELSEDGRTGTLSVQVERRYFLLGTDNLGRDLMTRIFIGMRISLMIGVLASVMALVLGVTYGAISGYLGGRADNIMMRVVDILYSLPFIFFVILMLVFFGRSMAIIFIAIGATEWLDMARIVRGQTLSLKRREFVQAAEALGASRAGILTRHIIPNALGPVIVFMTLLVPKAILLESLLSFLGLGVQDPLTSLGLLISEGANNMRGAAYQLIFPAATLTIILFALNFLGDGLRDSLDPKER; from the coding sequence ATGACTGACGCAACTTCCATCCCCACTGGCGGCGCACGCGAGTCGCGCTCGCTGTGGCAAGATGCCATGCGCCGGTTGCGGCGCAATCGCGCGGCGATGGCCTCGCTGATCGTGCTGGTCGCGATGACTTTGATCGCGATCTTTGGCCCGATCCTCAGCCCCCATCCGCCCGAGCGGATCTATCAGCAATATGTGCGCGTCGCCCCCTCGCTGGAAGCCTATCCCAAGGCTGATAATATCCTGCCCGGCTTTGCACGCGAATTCAGCCGCACCCGGCTGACGGGCGACGAGCCTGTGTTGGACGGCAGCACACTGTCGGTCAATATCACCTCGGACGAGGCAATCGACACGCGCGTGCTGCGCTATTTCGAACGCTCGAACCTGTTCAGCGCGCCTGCGCTGGAGCTGTCCGAGGATGGCCGCACCGGCACGCTGTCGGTGCAGGTCGAACGGCGTTATTTCCTGCTGGGCACCGATAACCTTGGCCGCGATCTGATGACGCGGATCTTTATCGGAATGCGCATCTCGCTGATGATCGGCGTGCTGGCATCCGTCATGGCGCTGGTGCTGGGCGTGACCTATGGCGCGATCTCGGGCTATCTGGGCGGTCGCGCTGACAATATCATGATGCGCGTCGTGGATATTCTGTATTCGCTGCCGTTCATCTTTTTCGTCATTCTGATGCTGGTGTTCTTTGGTCGATCTATGGCGATCATCTTTATCGCCATCGGGGCGACGGAATGGCTTGATATGGCGCGCATCGTCCGCGGCCAGACCCTGTCGCTGAAGCGGCGCGAGTTTGTGCAAGCTGCCGAGGCGCTGGGCGCCAGCCGTGCGGGTATCCTGACCCGTCACATCATTCCGAACGCCCTTGGCCCCGTCATCGTCTTTATGACGCTGCTGGTGCCCAAGGCGATCTTGCTGGAAAGCCTGCTGTCGTTCCTGGGCCTTGGCGTGCAAGATCCGCTGACCTCGCTGGGTCTGCTGATTTCCGAAGGCGCCAATAACATGCGCGGCGCGGCCTATCAGCTGATCTTCCCGGCGGCGACGCTGACGATCATTCTTTTCGCGTTGAACTTCCTGGGCGACGGGTTGCGCGACAGCCTCGACCCGAAGGAGCGCTAA
- a CDS encoding ABC transporter ATP-binding protein — protein MSETVLSVRDLRVTFQTDDGDVEAVRGINFDVEAGKTLAIVGESGSGKSQTTMAIMGLLSRNGRATGQALYRGQDLIGLGEKQLNNVRGNKITMIFQEPMTSLDPLYTIGTQLAEPLRHHRGLSKSAARPRILELLKLVGIPEPERRIDSYPHELSGGQRQRVMIAMALANDPDVLIADEPTTALDVTIQDQIMTLLADLQKRLGMAIIFITHDLGIVERFADHVCVMRKGEVVEDGPATQVFANAQHPYTQMLLAAEPEGTKAPPPADAPSVLNGQNVAVHFNIGKSLFKKQVFTAVNDVSLNLRQGQTIGVVGESGSGKSTLGRALLRLLPADGTIAYLGKPLPYGEGPMRPYRKQLQLVFQDPFGSLSPRMTVGRVITEGLQIHAPELSGRERAARAREALVEVGLDADMINRYPHEFSGGQRQRIAIARTMVLRPKVIVLDEPTSALDRSVQKQIVTLLRDLQEKHGLTYLFISHDLSVVRALSDYIVVMKSGKIVEQGETTQVFDAPAEEYTRTLMAAALSKRRFRED, from the coding sequence ATGAGCGAAACCGTCCTTTCGGTCCGCGATCTTCGCGTGACCTTCCAAACCGATGATGGCGACGTCGAAGCCGTCCGCGGCATCAATTTTGATGTCGAGGCGGGCAAGACCCTCGCCATCGTCGGCGAATCCGGTTCGGGTAAAAGCCAGACCACCATGGCGATCATGGGCCTTTTGTCGCGTAACGGACGCGCGACAGGTCAGGCGCTGTATCGTGGTCAGGACCTGATCGGCCTTGGCGAAAAGCAGTTGAACAATGTGCGCGGCAACAAGATCACCATGATCTTCCAAGAGCCGATGACATCGCTTGACCCGCTTTACACGATCGGCACCCAACTGGCCGAGCCGTTGCGCCACCACCGCGGCCTGTCGAAATCGGCCGCGCGCCCGCGCATTCTCGAGCTGCTGAAACTGGTCGGCATCCCCGAGCCCGAGCGCCGCATCGACAGCTATCCGCACGAGCTTTCGGGCGGACAGCGTCAGCGCGTGATGATCGCGATGGCACTGGCCAATGACCCCGATGTGCTGATCGCGGACGAGCCGACCACCGCGCTGGATGTGACCATCCAAGATCAGATCATGACCCTGCTGGCCGATCTGCAAAAGCGCCTTGGCATGGCGATCATTTTCATCACGCATGACCTTGGCATCGTTGAACGCTTTGCCGACCATGTCTGCGTGATGCGCAAGGGCGAAGTGGTCGAAGATGGCCCCGCAACCCAAGTGTTCGCCAATGCCCAGCATCCCTATACCCAGATGCTGCTGGCGGCCGAGCCCGAAGGCACCAAAGCGCCGCCGCCTGCGGATGCGCCCTCGGTGTTGAACGGGCAGAATGTTGCGGTGCATTTCAACATTGGCAAAAGCCTGTTCAAAAAGCAGGTCTTTACCGCGGTGAATGATGTGTCGCTGAACCTGCGTCAGGGGCAAACCATTGGTGTGGTGGGCGAATCGGGTTCCGGCAAATCAACGCTGGGGCGTGCGCTGCTGCGCCTGCTGCCTGCGGATGGCACGATTGCCTACCTTGGCAAGCCGCTGCCTTATGGCGAAGGTCCGATGCGCCCCTATCGCAAGCAATTGCAACTGGTGTTCCAAGACCCGTTTGGCTCGCTCTCGCCCCGGATGACCGTGGGACGGGTGATCACCGAAGGGTTGCAGATCCACGCGCCCGAGCTGTCTGGACGCGAACGGGCTGCCCGCGCGCGCGAAGCGCTGGTCGAGGTCGGCCTCGATGCCGATATGATCAACCGTTACCCGCATGAATTCTCGGGCGGACAACGCCAGCGGATCGCCATCGCCCGCACCATGGTGCTGCGCCCCAAGGTAATCGTGCTGGACGAGCCGACATCGGCGCTGGACCGTTCGGTGCAAAAGCAGATCGTAACGCTGCTGCGCGACCTGCAGGAAAAGCACGGGCTGACCTATCTGTTCATCAGCCACGACCTGTCGGTGGTGCGCGCGCTGTCGGATTACATCGTGGTGATGAAATCGGGCAAAATCGTCGAACAGGGCGAGACCACGCAGGTGTTCGATGCCCCGGCCGAGGAATATACCCGCACCTTGATGGCCGCGGCCCTCAGCAAGCGGCGCTTCCGCGAAGATTAA
- a CDS encoding intradiol ring-cleavage dioxygenase, translating into MTQQRPDQPDDITRRRIMQRLVAAVPLAAIGASAAKAEPSADIALAAATMGLITTNVCAVKPETTEGPYYIDPKLVRSDITEGKAGIPLRLSIQVVTADCRPVAGARVDIWHCDAQGNYSGYANQGSDGTLNTEGQTFLRGTWPADENGIATFDTIYPGWYRGRTTHIHYKIYLDERTVLTSQIFFPDALSEYLFLNAAAYQRSDTRDTVNKGDGIAAEAGEGAYCAIREQADRYIAALVVGIDPDATWTEGGQGMGGPGRGGPEGGPGGGMPPGPPPEGSAPPGQMPGQPPEAGDPADRVLFPDGV; encoded by the coding sequence ATGACCCAGCAAAGACCGGATCAGCCAGACGATATCACCCGCCGCCGGATCATGCAGCGCCTTGTGGCCGCCGTGCCATTGGCGGCCATTGGGGCAAGCGCCGCAAAAGCAGAGCCAAGCGCGGATATCGCACTGGCCGCCGCGACGATGGGCCTGATCACGACGAACGTCTGTGCGGTAAAACCCGAGACGACCGAAGGCCCCTATTACATCGACCCCAAACTGGTGCGCAGCGATATTACCGAGGGCAAGGCGGGTATCCCGCTGCGCCTGAGCATTCAGGTCGTGACCGCGGATTGCCGCCCGGTTGCCGGCGCGCGTGTCGATATCTGGCATTGTGATGCGCAGGGGAATTACTCGGGCTATGCGAACCAGGGCTCGGACGGGACGCTGAATACCGAAGGGCAGACCTTTTTGCGCGGCACTTGGCCTGCCGATGAGAATGGCATTGCGACATTCGATACGATCTATCCCGGATGGTATCGCGGGCGCACCACGCATATTCATTACAAGATCTATCTGGACGAGCGCACTGTCCTGACCAGCCAGATCTTTTTCCCTGATGCGCTGAGCGAATATCTGTTCCTGAACGCCGCCGCCTATCAGCGCAGCGATACGCGCGACACGGTGAACAAGGGCGATGGTATCGCCGCAGAGGCGGGCGAGGGGGCCTATTGCGCGATCCGCGAACAGGCGGACCGTTATATCGCCGCGCTGGTGGTGGGGATCGACCCTGACGCCACATGGACCGAAGGTGGCCAGGGTATGGGCGGCCCCGGTCGCGGTGGTCCCGAGGGTGGCCCTGGCGGCGGTATGCCCCCCGGCCCCCCGCCCGAGGGCAGCGCCCCGCCCGGACAAATGCCCGGCCAACCGCCCGAGGCTGGCGATCCTGCCGATCGCGTGCTGTTCCCGGACGGCGTATAA
- a CDS encoding glutathionylspermidine synthase family protein — protein MHRISLPPRPDWQDKAEAAGFTFHTMYGAPYWAEDVAYRFTLAQIEDDIEDPSTQLHAMVREAVARITTSEDLMARMGLPFAHWDYIANSWRAAEPELYGRMDLAYDGNGPAKLLEYNADTPTSLFESASFQWDWLQDQIGLGHLPQGTDQFNRTFEAIAERFAEIFARGTDVHFASVANNTEDYGTVETLAWAAREAGLGAHYTPMHEIGLTETGQFADNQSRVMGVLFKLYPWENLLAEPFAENLAGAHLRMIEPPWKALVSNKAILPVLWDMFKGHPNLLPSYFADDAHGADDMPHGTVRKPLFSREGASVTILGPDGQTIARAEDRSYDQYPEIVQAYHPLPVFDGYRPVLGAWIAGETCVGLGLREDQSPITQNLSRFVPHIIQE, from the coding sequence ATGCACCGCATCAGCCTCCCGCCCCGCCCCGATTGGCAAGACAAGGCCGAAGCCGCCGGCTTTACCTTTCACACCATGTATGGCGCACCTTATTGGGCCGAGGACGTGGCCTATCGCTTTACCCTTGCGCAGATCGAGGATGACATCGAGGACCCCTCGACCCAGTTGCACGCGATGGTGCGCGAAGCTGTCGCCCGGATCACCACCTCCGAGGATCTGATGGCCCGCATGGGCCTGCCGTTTGCGCATTGGGATTACATCGCGAACAGCTGGCGCGCCGCCGAGCCCGAGCTTTATGGCCGGATGGATTTGGCTTACGACGGCAACGGCCCCGCCAAGCTGCTGGAATATAACGCCGACACGCCGACCTCGCTGTTCGAATCCGCCTCGTTCCAATGGGATTGGCTGCAAGATCAGATCGGCCTTGGGCATCTGCCGCAGGGCACCGATCAGTTCAACCGCACCTTCGAGGCCATCGCCGAGCGTTTCGCCGAAATTTTCGCGCGCGGCACCGATGTGCATTTCGCCTCCGTCGCGAATAACACCGAAGATTACGGCACCGTCGAGACGCTGGCCTGGGCCGCGCGGGAGGCAGGCCTTGGCGCGCATTACACCCCGATGCACGAGATCGGCCTGACCGAGACCGGCCAGTTCGCAGATAACCAATCCCGCGTTATGGGCGTGTTGTTCAAGCTCTATCCGTGGGAAAACCTGCTGGCCGAACCCTTTGCCGAAAACCTTGCAGGCGCGCATCTGCGCATGATCGAGCCGCCGTGGAAGGCGCTGGTCTCGAACAAGGCGATCCTGCCGGTGCTGTGGGACATGTTCAAAGGCCACCCGAACCTGCTGCCGTCATATTTCGCCGATGACGCGCATGGCGCCGATGACATGCCCCATGGCACAGTGCGCAAGCCGCTGTTCTCGCGCGAGGGGGCCTCGGTGACGATCCTGGGCCCGGACGGCCAGACCATCGCCCGCGCCGAAGACCGCAGCTATGATCAATATCCGGAAATCGTGCAGGCCTATCACCCCCTGCCCGTCTTTGACGGCTATCGCCCCGTGCTGGGCGCGTGGATTGCGGGCGAGACCTGCGTCGGCCTTGGCCTGCGCGAGGATCAATCCCCGATCACGCAAAACCTCAGCCGCTTTGTGCCCCATATCATCCAGGAATGA
- a CDS encoding DUF1190 domain-containing protein has protein sequence MKRSSRLMPLTIGLTVSAFALAACRPEVTEMDAQLFPDANACYAAADAGGSSILRSDCDTAATEAQAMHEANAPRYDALATCEAEYGAGNCTDTAQNSGGGMGSFFMPLLMGYMMGNMLSGGRNASQPIYSQASGGYTTSDRSSTFANNSGNTRVNAASFSNAASGQSVRNTGNTSARPAAAPMSQSTVRSTGGFGGSASSGGFGG, from the coding sequence ATGAAACGATCTTCCCGCCTGATGCCCCTCACCATTGGCCTGACCGTCAGCGCCTTTGCACTGGCCGCCTGCCGTCCCGAAGTGACCGAGATGGACGCCCAGTTGTTCCCCGACGCGAATGCCTGCTATGCCGCCGCTGACGCCGGTGGCAGCAGCATCCTGCGCAGTGACTGCGACACCGCCGCGACCGAGGCGCAGGCCATGCACGAGGCGAACGCGCCCCGCTATGACGCGCTGGCGACCTGCGAGGCGGAATATGGCGCGGGGAACTGCACCGATACGGCGCAGAATTCAGGCGGTGGCATGGGCAGTTTCTTTATGCCGCTGCTGATGGGTTACATGATGGGCAATATGCTGTCGGGTGGTCGCAACGCCAGCCAGCCGATCTATTCACAGGCTTCGGGCGGGTATACGACATCGGATCGCAGCAGCACATTTGCGAATAATTCCGGCAATACCCGTGTGAATGCCGCCAGCTTTTCGAATGCTGCCAGCGGTCAAAGCGTCCGCAACACCGGCAATACCAGTGCCCGCCCCGCAGCGGCCCCGATGAGCCAATCGACCGTACGTTCAACTGGCGGTTTTGGTGGATCGGCCAGCAGCGGCGGCTTTGGGGGCTGA
- a CDS encoding lysine-2,3-aminomutase-like protein yields MALQPADLVPDGLISPADAAALRPVTETFRMRITPQMRTAITRADDGVGLQFVPDRRELNVLPSELTDPIGDGAHSPTKGITHRYPDRVIFHVTQVCEVYCRFCFRREVVGENGVLPAGDVAAALDYIRRTPAINEVILTGGDPLSLSPRRLHEITTALAAIPHVGLMRIHTRVPVVAPNRITPEMIAALTAPGLQTWLVLHTNHPQEFIPEAVAALDLLRTAGVPLLSQSVLLRGVNDSVAVLKSLFTTLLRLGVKPYYLHHCDLARGTSHYRTTIAAGRALMRALRGQISGSALPTYVLDIPGGFGKVPITADYFDGGADGRWQVTDPNGGTHIYHDPE; encoded by the coding sequence GTGGCCCTACAGCCCGCGGATCTGGTGCCCGATGGGTTGATCAGCCCCGCGGATGCGGCCGCGCTGCGTCCTGTCACAGAGACGTTCCGGATGCGCATCACGCCGCAGATGCGCACTGCCATCACACGCGCGGATGATGGCGTGGGCTTGCAATTCGTCCCTGACCGTCGCGAGTTGAACGTGCTGCCGTCTGAGCTGACCGATCCCATCGGCGACGGTGCCCATTCCCCGACCAAGGGCATCACGCATCGCTATCCCGACCGCGTCATTTTCCACGTCACGCAGGTCTGCGAAGTCTATTGCCGGTTTTGCTTTCGCCGCGAGGTCGTCGGCGAAAACGGCGTGCTGCCCGCCGGTGATGTCGCCGCCGCGCTGGATTACATCCGCCGCACCCCCGCGATTAACGAGGTGATCTTGACCGGCGGCGACCCTCTCAGCCTGTCGCCGCGCCGCTTGCACGAAATTACCACCGCGCTGGCCGCGATCCCGCATGTCGGGCTGATGCGCATCCATACCCGCGTGCCGGTCGTCGCGCCAAACCGCATCACGCCCGAGATGATCGCCGCCCTGACCGCGCCGGGTTTGCAGACATGGCTGGTGCTGCATACGAACCATCCGCAAGAATTCATCCCCGAGGCGGTTGCCGCGCTCGATCTGCTCCGCACCGCTGGTGTGCCGCTGCTGTCGCAATCTGTGCTGTTGCGCGGTGTGAATGATTCTGTTGCGGTGCTGAAAAGCCTGTTCACCACCCTGCTGCGGCTGGGCGTGAAACCCTATTACCTGCATCACTGCGATCTGGCGCGTGGCACATCGCATTACCGCACCACGATCGCGGCGGGACGCGCGCTGATGCGGGCCTTGCGCGGGCAAATATCGGGGTCGGCGCTGCCGACCTATGTGCTGGATATTCCCGGCGGTTTTGGCAAGGTGCCGATCACCGCTGATTATTTCGACGGCGGCGCAGATGGGCGCTGGCAAGTGACCGATCCGAACGGCGGCACACATATCTACCACGACCCAGAATGA
- a CDS encoding outer membrane protein: MKMNRYFAATAMVALVAANTASAGGLTAEVVEPVVVVPVVAPAAATRFTGAYVGASLGYTFSEDDRVGVHTPAGTFLGDIGEFELAGPSAAIFGGYRWNSGKWVFGPEVSVRFGDVSDDISYAGPIPAASTGTKELNWEAALRATLGYEVTPTTLVYGFLGYSAVEYDYVLNGAITLDETVSQNGLTAGLGVEHALNDTWAVRGLYVYNDYDRENLTGSGGRYTTDTTQLHTVNVGLVYSF, translated from the coding sequence ATGAAAATGAATCGTTACTTCGCTGCAACCGCTATGGTTGCTCTTGTTGCCGCAAATACGGCTTCCGCAGGCGGTCTGACGGCTGAAGTCGTCGAACCCGTTGTGGTTGTTCCTGTCGTCGCTCCGGCGGCTGCAACCCGCTTTACCGGTGCATATGTCGGTGCTTCGCTGGGCTACACCTTCTCGGAAGATGACCGCGTTGGCGTTCACACGCCCGCTGGCACTTTCCTGGGTGACATCGGCGAATTTGAACTCGCTGGTCCCAGCGCTGCGATCTTCGGTGGTTACCGTTGGAACAGCGGCAAATGGGTCTTTGGTCCGGAAGTCAGCGTCCGTTTCGGCGATGTCTCGGATGACATCAGCTATGCTGGCCCGATTCCTGCTGCCTCGACCGGCACCAAAGAGCTGAACTGGGAAGCTGCGCTGCGTGCGACCCTGGGTTACGAAGTGACCCCGACCACGCTGGTTTACGGCTTCCTCGGCTACTCGGCTGTCGAATATGACTACGTCCTGAACGGCGCGATCACGCTGGACGAAACCGTCAGCCAGAACGGTCTGACCGCTGGTCTGGGTGTCGAGCACGCCCTGAATGACACCTGGGCTGTGCGCGGCCTGTATGTCTACAACGACTATGACCGCGAAAACCTGACCGGTTCGGGCGGCCGTTACACCACCGACACCACCCAACTGCACACCGTGAACGTTGGTCTGGTCTATAGCTTCTAA
- a CDS encoding outer membrane protein encodes MIKKFIVASAVVAASVGSVNTAVAGGLSQEIVEAPVVIPVAPVLTNRFAGGYVGLGYGHVVSSDDRVGMVDQTTNLLTGVLGDLDLEGGAAILQAGYRWANGNLVYGPTLRVRGGGIDAELTGTSTGSSTVNWEAALRGNLGYTVTPSLLLYGFVGYTYAEVEYDVAGAINVAETVNFGGVNAGLGAEYALNDNWSLFGEYEYAGYEGKNLVDPAINQHTRPTPDFHSVNIGVNFSF; translated from the coding sequence ATGATCAAGAAGTTTATCGTCGCGAGTGCTGTGGTCGCAGCCTCGGTTGGTTCAGTAAATACGGCCGTCGCTGGCGGCCTGTCGCAAGAGATCGTTGAAGCGCCTGTCGTCATCCCGGTTGCGCCGGTACTGACGAACCGCTTTGCTGGTGGTTATGTCGGTCTGGGCTATGGCCATGTGGTCAGCAGCGATGACCGCGTTGGCATGGTCGATCAAACCACAAACCTGCTGACAGGCGTTCTGGGCGACTTGGATCTGGAAGGTGGCGCCGCCATCTTGCAAGCCGGTTATCGTTGGGCGAATGGCAATCTGGTTTATGGTCCCACGCTGCGTGTGCGCGGCGGCGGCATCGACGCCGAGCTGACGGGCACCAGCACCGGCTCTAGCACCGTGAACTGGGAAGCCGCGCTGCGCGGCAATCTGGGTTATACTGTGACGCCGAGCCTGCTGCTGTATGGTTTTGTCGGCTACACCTATGCCGAGGTCGAGTATGACGTCGCGGGTGCGATCAATGTGGCTGAAACCGTTAACTTTGGCGGTGTGAATGCAGGCCTTGGCGCGGAATATGCGCTGAACGATAATTGGTCGCTGTTCGGCGAATACGAATATGCCGGTTACGAGGGCAAGAATCTGGTTGATCCCGCCATTAACCAGCACACACGCCCGACACCTGACTTCCACAGCGTGAATATCGGTGTGAACTTCAGCTTCTAA
- the cysN gene encoding sulfate adenylyltransferase subunit CysN, producing the protein MTDDVKSHAYEADRLIAEDIDAYLSQHQHKSLLRFITCGSVDDGKSTLIGRLLYDSKMIFEDQLAALESDSKNVGTQGQDIDFALLVDGLAAEREQGITIDVAYRFFTTDKRKFIVADTPGHEQYTRNMATGASTADLAVILIDARKGVLTQTRRHSYLVKLLGIPNVVLAINKMDLVDYSAATFHQIVADYSAFAESIGLNSFVPVPISGLKGDNIVEKSSAMPWYQGPTLIAHLETVPLGDTSQEKPFRMPVQWVNRPNLDFRGFTGLIAAGAVRPGDRVRVQPSGRESTVKEIVTFDGNLDLAVAGQSVCLTLNDEIDCSRGDVISTALAPAETADQFESTIIWMDEAAMLPGRPYIMKLGTQQAAVTITEPKYEVNVNTMERLAAKTLGLNSIGVCNISTDRQITFAPFGDNKTLGSFILIDRATNATVGAGLINFSLRRAQNIHWQSVDINAEAHAAQKGQQPKLVWFTGLSGSGKSTIANMVEKKLFALGKHSFLLDGDNVRHGLNRDLGFSDADRVENIRRVGEVGKLMVESGLIVLTAFISPFRNERQMVRDMLPAGTFIEVFIDTPLAVAESRDVKGLYRKARAGQLKNFTGIDSPYEAPESPDLHVDTTAISAEDAAEMIVAHIIG; encoded by the coding sequence ATGACCGACGACGTGAAAAGCCATGCCTATGAGGCGGACCGCCTGATCGCCGAAGACATCGATGCCTATCTTAGCCAGCATCAGCATAAATCGCTGCTGCGCTTTATCACCTGCGGCTCGGTCGATGATGGGAAATCGACGCTGATCGGGCGGTTGCTGTATGATAGCAAAATGATCTTTGAAGATCAGCTTGCGGCGCTGGAAAGCGATTCAAAGAACGTCGGCACGCAAGGGCAGGATATTGACTTTGCACTGCTGGTGGATGGCCTCGCCGCCGAGCGCGAACAGGGCATCACCATCGACGTGGCTTATCGGTTCTTTACCACCGACAAGCGCAAGTTCATCGTCGCCGATACCCCGGGCCATGAACAATATACCCGCAATATGGCGACCGGCGCCTCGACCGCCGATTTGGCCGTTATTTTGATTGATGCGCGCAAAGGCGTGCTGACGCAGACGCGGCGCCATTCTTATCTGGTCAAGCTGCTGGGCATTCCGAATGTCGTGCTGGCGATCAACAAGATGGATCTGGTTGATTATAGTGCCGCGACCTTCCACCAGATTGTTGCAGATTACAGCGCCTTTGCTGAATCCATCGGGCTGAATTCCTTTGTCCCCGTGCCGATATCGGGTCTTAAGGGCGATAATATCGTCGAAAAATCCAGCGCGATGCCGTGGTATCAGGGCCCGACGCTGATCGCGCATCTAGAGACGGTGCCGCTGGGCGATACATCGCAAGAAAAGCCCTTCCGCATGCCGGTGCAATGGGTGAATCGCCCGAATCTGGATTTCCGCGGCTTTACCGGCCTGATCGCCGCAGGCGCGGTGCGCCCCGGCGACCGCGTCCGTGTGCAGCCCTCGGGCCGCGAATCGACGGTGAAAGAGATCGTCACCTTTGACGGCAATCTGGATCTGGCCGTTGCGGGTCAATCGGTATGTCTGACGCTGAATGACGAGATCGACTGCTCGCGCGGGGATGTCATCTCGACCGCGCTGGCGCCGGCCGAGACCGCCGACCAGTTTGAAAGCACGATCATCTGGATGGACGAGGCTGCGATGCTGCCGGGCCGTCCCTATATTATGAAGCTCGGCACCCAACAGGCCGCCGTCACGATCACCGAGCCGAAATACGAGGTGAACGTGAACACGATGGAGCGTCTGGCGGCGAAAACGCTGGGGCTGAACTCGATCGGTGTGTGCAATATCTCGACCGATCGGCAGATCACCTTCGCGCCCTTTGGCGACAATAAAACGCTGGGTTCGTTCATTCTGATCGACCGGGCGACGAATGCGACGGTCGGGGCGGGGCTGATCAACTTTAGCCTGCGCCGCGCCCAGAACATTCACTGGCAATCGGTGGATATCAACGCCGAGGCCCATGCCGCGCAAAAGGGCCAACAGCCCAAGCTGGTCTGGTTCACCGGCCTGTCCGGTTCCGGCAAGTCCACCATCGCCAATATGGTCGAGAAAAAGCTGTTCGCTCTGGGTAAGCACAGCTTCTTGCTGGACGGCGATAACGTGCGCCACGGGCTGAACCGCGATCTGGGCTTTTCCGACGCCGACCGGGTGGAGAACATCCGCCGCGTCGGCGAGGTGGGCAAGCTGATGGTCGAATCCGGATTGATTGTGCTGACGGCATTCATCTCGCCCTTCCGCAACGAGCGGCAGATGGTGCGCGACATGCTGCCCGCTGGAACGTTCATCGAGGTCTTTATCGACACGCCTCTGGCCGTTGCTGAAAGCCGCGATGTAAAGGGGCTGTATCGCAAGGCGCGGGCCGGGCAGCTCAAGAATTTCACCGGTATCGATAGCCCCTATGAGGCACCTGAAAGCCCTGATCTGCATGTTGATACGACCGCGATTTCTGCCGAAGACGCCGCAGAGATGATCGTCGCCCACATCATCGGCTGA